A genomic window from Pyricularia oryzae 70-15 chromosome 7, whole genome shotgun sequence includes:
- a CDS encoding deoxyribose-phosphate aldolase 2, whose protein sequence is MPPHEQHPSKKRKLGRYGDGADLSDTITTFRPSARFAPTVPRDWTVSVAIPSSIITDCARDEQRINAPSRIARALAVFSIDEVVVFDDSPHDSRPPAVDTDAYTGDVDPAHYIWHLLNYMECPPFMRKTLFPLHPNLRLQGLFPGLDMPHHPHRDEWLPYMEAMTLPGKPEGGKGTLVDIGMRKPITIAESIPPKTRLTLRFPGESYDNAEAVDPAAPRTEGGYYWGFGVRRCASLSEVLTESPFEGGYDLSIGTSERGDVSANAFPHGKPPPQFKHLLIVLGGPRGLEFAAMNDPQLSEIGIGTGRVREVFDHWINVLPDQGSRNIKTEESLFIALTDLRRLWYRT, encoded by the exons ATGCCTCCTCACGAGCAACACCCTTCCAAG AAGCGAAAGCTTGGGAGGTATGGAGATGGTGCGGATCTTAGTGACACCATCACTACGTTCAGACCATCAGCAAGATTTGCGCCTACCGTCCCGAGAGACTGGACCGTCTCCGTGGCCATTCCTAGCAGCATTATTACCGA TTGTGCGAGGGATGAGCAGCGCATCAATGCTCCTTCGCGGATAGCACGTGCCTTGGCCGTCTTCTCCATCGACGAGGTTGTCGTTTTTGATGACAGTCCTCATGACTCCCGGCCACCGGCTGTTGATACGGATGCATACACGGGTGACGTTGACCCGGCCCATTACATCTGGCATCTCCTGAACTATATGGAGTGCCCGCCATTTATGCGGAAAACTCTCTTCCCATTGCACCCGAATCTTAGGTTGCAAGGTCTATTTCCCGGTCTTGACATGCCACACCACCCACACAGGGACGAGTGGCTGCCCTACATGGAGGCCATGACGCTTCCTGGAAAGCCCGAAGGCGGAAAGGG CACTCTCGTTGACATTGGCATGCGCAAGCCGATAACAATTGCGGAATCGATCCCCCCAAAGACAAGGTTGACCCTCCGCTTTCCCGGCGAGTCGTACGACAACGCCGAAGCCGTCGATCCGGCCGCACCTCGTACAGAAGGCGGCTACTACTGGGGCTTCGGCGTGCGCCGCTGTGCATCCCTGTCGGAAGTCCTTACCGAGAGTCCCTTCGAGGGTGGTTACGACCTGAGCATCGGCACGTCCGAGCGCGGCGATGTATCAGCAAACGCATTTCCCCACGgcaagccgccgccgcagttCAAGCACCTCCTTATCGTGCTTGGCGGTCCCCGAGGCCTCGAGTTTGCTGCCATGAACGACCCGCAGCTAAGCGAGATTGGTATAGGCACCGGTCGTGTGAGGGAGGTGTTTGACCACTGGATCAACGTGCTGCCGGACCAAGGGAGCAGGAATATCAAGACGGAGGAGTCTCTGTTCATTGCCCTGACTGATCTTCGACGACTTTGGTACCGTACCTGA
- a CDS encoding transcriptional activator xlnR gives MEIDSRPLETHAHTHSHVHTHMAVDSPQPDDVPDEDLSEHARPRKRTRRACDKCSNSRTRCNGECPCRRCVDYGYTCRYNREVKKRGRAPISISSDGRDLPSKRTADSHNKPVHKYENRQDDTTTHQQPHHSGANHSRTRFGDGGGVPAQGVAGNTSTTSPTTTFHAGGLQSNSQPALSSATHGPNTTSEIGHVPPSPGSSGHTAQYFAHSQRAQSYSEPSIPVSGGPRLHSSHSNHSAHSQGLSGPREALPSPSTGSTHQSLPGISHVPLSANSSGHRSAYQTSLPSSSTAYGAGVNVQMQLASVLDSTAAMDHSGMMATSPSTNAHQHQQSSPTLSRLAHQQAGTSPGGAFPPMGGGHHAGSVHGAPTGSTREGIASDESMGYPSPANGSVTGGYGSSHRPSVSFGVESPSALGNMGHQSGREGSHSSQRHANGRGSFSTVTGVANGRVRIGSVADPGGATSGGGFPEIQRVSSLYKAPSADCRYACLMPVLPYIADIIPASVACDLLDVYLTEPGSSLFRCASPYILTRIFRKKSLLHPTNPRPTTPALLATMLWCAAQTADIVLLHVPGSRSKITNALYELSTSLISRRDPDRWRRIHGGLRVENDQSQTHYAEYFRNLNGGDGPSLRASDHLPTTTATNEPGGVIDDVLTFVLLSIAVSGGDFKSDCFKWWNKAIRLALALGLHREDERCSASVSPCANPLCSCRREHEDDTSLSGAEAREERRRVFWLIYCLDRHLALSFNSALYIPDSYCELYTPLPETVWEELDTIPHASMPERVIGPPTVVTGTGFFEYFLPLMAILGDIIEVHHRRLHPRLGRLDDSPAVAVISEELAACERSLDRLALDAEPLAPAADPIGSDYLSATAAGGGGVIGGSTVASTSVPVASTPGPHIKDLVTGIVDGTRPVSTGSQNGSSAQDGVAKVEPGPTTQSTTPSGPPPFSAGSAGNTPPDRRQHRSSSVRDRSRLQLVMAYSTHILHVLHVLLHGKWDAISMLDDDDDWITSARFNDCAASAIAASQAVSRILRHDPELTFMPYLFGIYLLHGSFILLLFADRMPQLGGPNQSVEQACETIVRAHEVCVVTLSTEFQKNFRKVLRSTLYSVRGSSPTEWEEHKARRRALSLYRWTRGAKGLGL, from the exons ATGGAGATTGACAGTCGCCCGTTGGAGACGCACGCGCACACACATTCACATGTGCATACACATATGGCAGTCGACTCCCCACAGCCGGACGATGTGCCAGACGAGGACCTGTCGGAACATGCGCGTCCAAGAAAAAGGACGCGCCGTGCCTGCGACAAGTGCAGCAATTCACGAACCAGATGCAACGGCGAGTGTCCTTG CCGTCGATGTGTAG ACTACGGTTATACCTGTCGCTATAATCGTGAGGTCAAGAAGAGAGGGCGGGCCCCCATCTCTATTAGTAGTGATGGCCGCGACCTGCCTTCAAAAAGAACTGCCGATAGTCATAACAAACCGGTCCATAAATACGAGAACCGCCAAGACGACACGACTACTCACCAACAACCTCACCACTCAGGTGCAAACCACTCAAGGACCAGATTTGGAGATGGTGGCGGCGTGCCTGCTCAAGGTGTGGCAGGAAACACCTCAACGACCTCACCCACAACAACCTTTCATGCTGGTGGTCTACAAAGTAATTCACAACCAGCTCTGAGCAGCGCCACCCATGGTCCTAATACCACCTCGGAGATTGGGCACGTTCCTCCTTCCCCAGGGTCATCAGGACATACAGCGCAGTATTTCGCTCATTCTCAACGTGCCCAAAGTTATAGCGAACCCTCAATTCCTGTCAGTGGAGGCCCTAGATTACATAGCAGCCACAGTAATCATAGTGCGCATAGCCAGGGCCTATCAGGCCCACGTGAAGCGCTACCAAGCCCGTCTACCGGAAGTACCCATCAATCACTTCCCGGAATATCACATGTGCCTTTGTCAGCAAACAGCTCAGGCCATCGGTCGGCGTACCAAACATCTCTCCCGTCGTCAAGTACGGCTTACGGCGCGGGCGTGAATGTTCAGATGCAGCTGGCGAGTGTTTTGGACTCGACAGCAGCCATGGATCATTCAGGTATGATGGCTACAAGTCCATCAACGAATGCACACCAACACCAGCAGTCGTCGCCGACCCTATCACGTCTTGCTCATCAGCAGGCCGGCACCTCTCCAGGTGGAGCTTTTCCCCCTATGGGAGGGGGCCATCATGCAGGTAGTGTGCACGGTGCACCGACAGGCAGTACCAGGGAAGGTATTGCTTCTGACGAGAGCATGGGCTATCCGTCTCCGGCCAACGGAAGCGTCACTGGTGGTTACGGCAGCTCCCATCGTCCCAGCGTCTCTTTCGGCGTCGAGAGCCCATCCGCTCTTGGCAACATGGGTCATCAGTCCGGGCGCGAAGGCAGCCATAGTAGCCAACGTCACGCCAATGGCCGTGGCTCTTTCAGTACTGTGACTGGTGTCGCGAATGGCCGAGTTAGAATTGGTTCTGTGGCCGACCCAGGTGGCGCGACGTCTGGTGGAGGTTTCCCCGAGATCCAACGAGTCTCGTCGCTATACAAAGCGCCGAGTGCCGACTGTCGATATGCGTGTCTGATGCCGGTACTTCCGTATATTGCAGATATTATACCCGCCAGCGTTGCATGCGATCTACTTGACGTCTACTTAACCGAACCCGGCAGCTCTCTCTTTCGCTGTGCTAGTCCCTACATCTTGACGCGCATATTTCGCAAGAAGTCCTTACTACACCCAACAAACCCCCGACCCACTACCCCTGCACTCCTTGCGACCATGCTTTGGTGCGCTGCTCAGACAGCCGACATTGTACTTCTCCATGTTCCTGGATCCCGAAGCAAGATCACCAACGCGCTATACGAGCTCTCTACTTCGCTTATTTCTCGGCGCGACCCCGACAGATGGAGGCGGATCCACG GTGGACTGCGGGTGGAAAACGACCAGTCGCAAACCCACTACGCCGAATATTTTCGTAATCtgaacggcggcgatggTCCATCCTTGCGAGCTAGCGATCACTTGCCAACGACCACAGCCACTAATGAGCCTGGGGGTGTTATTGATGATGTACTCACGTTTGTCCTACTGTCAATTGCTGTATCCGGGGGCGATTTCAAGTCCGACTGCTTCAAATGGTGGAACAAAGCCATCAGACTGGCCCTAGCTCTAGGGCTCCATCGAGAGGATGAACGCTGTTCAGCCTCAGTGAGCCCTTGCGCCAACCCCCTGTGCTCCTGCCGGCGAGAACACGAGGACGACACGTCCTTGTCAGGGGCCGAAGCGAGAGAGGAGCGTAGGCGCGTCTTCTGGCTCATCTACTGCTTGGACAGGCATTTGGCGCTTTCCTTCAACAGCGCTTTGTATATCCCGGATTCATACTGCGAGCTGTATA CTCCTCTTCCGGAAACAGTCTGGGAGGAACTTGATACGATCCCACACGCTTCAATGCCAGAAAGGGTTATTGGTCCGCCTACAGTGGTAACTGGTACGGGATTTTTTGAGTATTTCTTACCACTCATGGCAATTCTGGGCGATATTATCGAAGTCCATCACAGAAGGCTGCACCCGCGACTCGGCCGTCTCGACGACTCCCCCGCAGTGGCAGTTATAAGTGAGGAACTAGCAGCCTGTGAGCGGAGCCTCGACCGGCTGGCCCTCGATGCAGAGCCGTTGGCCCCTGCAGCCGACCCAATTGGATCAGACTATCTGTCGGCGACAGccgctggtggtggtggcgttaTCGGCGGCTCTACTGTGGCATCCACCTCGGTCCCTGTAGCCAGTACCCCTGGACCACATATCAAGGATCTCGTGACGGGAATTGTAGACGGCACCAGGCCAGTATCAACTGGGAGCCAGAACGGCAGCAGCGCCCAAGATGGTGTGGCTAAAGTCGAGCCCGGACCTACAACTCAGTCGACAACACCTTCCGGACCGCCACCTTTCTCTGCCGGCTCTGCAGGTAATACGCCCCCGGATCGGCGACAACACCGCTCCTCTTCTGTCCGTGACCGGTCACGTCTGCAGCTGGTTATGGCTTACAGCACACACATCCTTCATGTTCTGCATGTGCTGCTGCATGGAAAGTGGGACGCCATCTCCATGctggacgatgacgacgactggATAACGTCGGCTCGCTTCAACGACTGCGCTGCCTCAGCCATAGCTGCTTCGCAAGCTGTCAGTCGGATCCTGCGGCACGACCCGGAGTTGACCTTTATGCCGTATCTGTTCGGGATCTATCTTCTCCACGGCTCCTTTATTCTGCTCTTGTTTGCCGACCGCATGCCGCAGCTGGGCGGACCTAATCAGTCGGTCGAGCAGGCCTGCGAGACGATCGTTCGAGCCCACGAGGTGTGCGTCGTGACGCTGTCCACGGAATTTCAAAAGAATTTTCGAAAGGTCCTGCGGAGCACTTTGTACAGCGTTCGCGGCTCTAGTCCTACCGAGTGGGAGGAGCACAAGGCAAGAAGGAGGGCACTGAGCTTGTATCGTTGGACTAGAGGCGCCAAGGGTCTAGGTCTGTAA